One part of the Glycine max cultivar Williams 82 chromosome 14, Glycine_max_v4.0, whole genome shotgun sequence genome encodes these proteins:
- the LOC100814210 gene encoding serine/threonine-protein phosphatase BSL3 isoform X3, with protein sequence MEYCHITQGGIGSAGLSAEDLHVLDLTQQWPHWHWFELVSVQGPGPRPCYGHVMALVGQRYLMAIGGNDGKRPLADVWALDTAAKPYEWHKLEPEGEGPPPCMYASVSMNFALLDSYFVITICILVLNSYEHVIGFVCFFKFLKLSL encoded by the exons ATGGAATATTGCCATATTACACAGGGTGGCATTGGTTCTGCTGGTTTGTCAGCAGAGGACCTTCATGTTCTGGATCTCACTCAGCAATGGCCACATTGGCATTGGTTTGAATT AGTGTCTGTTCAGGGCCCTGGACCCAGGCCATGCTATGGACATGTAATGGCTTTGGTGGGGCAGAGGTATCTAATGGCAATTGGAGGCAATGATG GAAAGAGACCTTTGGCTGATGTATGGGCCTTGGACACAGCTGCTAAGCCTTATGAATGGCACAAGCTAGAGCCAGAAGGAGAGGGCCCGCCTCCTTGCATGTATGCTTCTGTCTCCATGAATTTTGCCTTATTAGACTCATATTTTGTCATCACTATCTGCATATTGGTTTTAAATTCTTATGAACACGTGATAGGCTTTGTGTgcttttttaaattcttaaaactGTCACTCTAA
- the LOC100814210 gene encoding serine/threonine-protein phosphatase BSL3 isoform X2, whose amino-acid sequence MQYGYSGFWSDGSRGFMGGIGSAGLSAEDLHVLDLTQQWPHWHWFELVSVQGPGPRPCYGHVMALVGQRYLMAIGGNDGKRPLADVWALDTAAKPYEWHKLEPEGEGPPPCIADFLEGFIFGTTSSAHQVCISVFLPFSFFFFFALNKHN is encoded by the exons ATGCAGTATG GGTATAGCGGTTTCTGGAGTGATGGTAGCCGGGGTTTCATG GGTGGCATTGGTTCTGCTGGTTTGTCAGCAGAGGACCTTCATGTTCTGGATCTCACTCAGCAATGGCCACATTGGCATTGGTTTGAATT AGTGTCTGTTCAGGGCCCTGGACCCAGGCCATGCTATGGACATGTAATGGCTTTGGTGGGGCAGAGGTATCTAATGGCAATTGGAGGCAATGATG GAAAGAGACCTTTGGCTGATGTATGGGCCTTGGACACAGCTGCTAAGCCTTATGAATGGCACAAGCTAGAGCCAGAAGGAGAGGGCCCGCCTCCTTGCAT AGCAGATTTTCTAGAGGGGTTTATCTTTGGAACTACTTCTTCAGCTCACCAGGTATGCATCTcagtttttcttcctttctctttctttttcttctttgcctTAAACAAGCATAACTGA
- the LOC100814210 gene encoding serine/threonine-protein phosphatase BSL3 isoform X4 — protein sequence MQYGYSGFWSDGSRGFMGGIGSAGLSAEDLHVLDLTQQWPHWHWFELVSVQGPGPRPCYGHVMALVGQRYLMAIGGNDGKRPLADVWALDTAAKPYEWHKLEPEGEGPPPCIADFLEGFIFGTTSSAHQHTKEDLQLEKSICL from the exons ATGCAGTATG GGTATAGCGGTTTCTGGAGTGATGGTAGCCGGGGTTTCATG GGTGGCATTGGTTCTGCTGGTTTGTCAGCAGAGGACCTTCATGTTCTGGATCTCACTCAGCAATGGCCACATTGGCATTGGTTTGAATT AGTGTCTGTTCAGGGCCCTGGACCCAGGCCATGCTATGGACATGTAATGGCTTTGGTGGGGCAGAGGTATCTAATGGCAATTGGAGGCAATGATG GAAAGAGACCTTTGGCTGATGTATGGGCCTTGGACACAGCTGCTAAGCCTTATGAATGGCACAAGCTAGAGCCAGAAGGAGAGGGCCCGCCTCCTTGCAT AGCAGATTTTCTAGAGGGGTTTATCTTTGGAACTACTTCTTCAGCTCACCAG CATACCAAAGAGGATCTGCAATTGGAGAAAAG CATCTGCTTGTAA
- the LOC100814210 gene encoding serine/threonine-protein phosphatase BSL3 isoform X1 — MQYGYSGFWSDGSRGFMGGIGSAGLSAEDLHVLDLTQQWPHWHWFELVSVQGPGPRPCYGHVMALVGQRYLMAIGGNDGKRPLADVWALDTAAKPYEWHKLEPEGEGPPPCMYASVSMNFALLDSYFVITICILVLNSYEHVIGFVCFFKFLKLSL; from the exons ATGCAGTATG GGTATAGCGGTTTCTGGAGTGATGGTAGCCGGGGTTTCATG GGTGGCATTGGTTCTGCTGGTTTGTCAGCAGAGGACCTTCATGTTCTGGATCTCACTCAGCAATGGCCACATTGGCATTGGTTTGAATT AGTGTCTGTTCAGGGCCCTGGACCCAGGCCATGCTATGGACATGTAATGGCTTTGGTGGGGCAGAGGTATCTAATGGCAATTGGAGGCAATGATG GAAAGAGACCTTTGGCTGATGTATGGGCCTTGGACACAGCTGCTAAGCCTTATGAATGGCACAAGCTAGAGCCAGAAGGAGAGGGCCCGCCTCCTTGCATGTATGCTTCTGTCTCCATGAATTTTGCCTTATTAGACTCATATTTTGTCATCACTATCTGCATATTGGTTTTAAATTCTTATGAACACGTGATAGGCTTTGTGTgcttttttaaattcttaaaactGTCACTCTAA
- the LOC100814210 gene encoding serine/threonine-protein phosphatase BSL3 isoform X5, with translation MGGIGSAGLSAEDLHVLDLTQQWPHWHWFELVSVQGPGPRPCYGHVMALVGQRYLMAIGGNDGKRPLADVWALDTAAKPYEWHKLEPEGEGPPPCMYASVSMNFALLDSYFVITICILVLNSYEHVIGFVCFFKFLKLSL, from the exons ATG GGTGGCATTGGTTCTGCTGGTTTGTCAGCAGAGGACCTTCATGTTCTGGATCTCACTCAGCAATGGCCACATTGGCATTGGTTTGAATT AGTGTCTGTTCAGGGCCCTGGACCCAGGCCATGCTATGGACATGTAATGGCTTTGGTGGGGCAGAGGTATCTAATGGCAATTGGAGGCAATGATG GAAAGAGACCTTTGGCTGATGTATGGGCCTTGGACACAGCTGCTAAGCCTTATGAATGGCACAAGCTAGAGCCAGAAGGAGAGGGCCCGCCTCCTTGCATGTATGCTTCTGTCTCCATGAATTTTGCCTTATTAGACTCATATTTTGTCATCACTATCTGCATATTGGTTTTAAATTCTTATGAACACGTGATAGGCTTTGTGTgcttttttaaattcttaaaactGTCACTCTAA
- the LOC100814210 gene encoding serine/threonine-protein phosphatase BSL3 isoform X6: MQYGYSGFWSDGSRGFMGGIGSAGLSAEDLHVLDLTQQWPHWHWFELVSVQGPGPRPCYGHVMALVGQRYLMAIGGNDGKRPLADVWALDTAAKPYEWHKLEPEGEGPPPCIKLDHDRR; encoded by the exons ATGCAGTATG GGTATAGCGGTTTCTGGAGTGATGGTAGCCGGGGTTTCATG GGTGGCATTGGTTCTGCTGGTTTGTCAGCAGAGGACCTTCATGTTCTGGATCTCACTCAGCAATGGCCACATTGGCATTGGTTTGAATT AGTGTCTGTTCAGGGCCCTGGACCCAGGCCATGCTATGGACATGTAATGGCTTTGGTGGGGCAGAGGTATCTAATGGCAATTGGAGGCAATGATG GAAAGAGACCTTTGGCTGATGTATGGGCCTTGGACACAGCTGCTAAGCCTTATGAATGGCACAAGCTAGAGCCAGAAGGAGAGGGCCCGCCTCCTTGCAT caagTTGGATCATGATCGTAGATAG
- the LOC100813676 gene encoding uncharacterized protein isoform X2: MCLVFVCDEEERVLGRQTAPGACPYCGGMVQAIDVESQWRFCFLPLCFKTKRKYYCTMCTRRLETNTM, encoded by the exons ATGtgtttggtgtttgtgtgcgACGAGGAAGAAAGGGTGTTGGGGAGACAGACAGCACCGGGGGCATGCCCTTATTGTGGAGGGATGGTTCAGGCCATTGATGTAGAGAGCCAATGGAGATTCTGTTTTCTACCCTTATGCTTTAAGACCAAACGCAAATACTATTGTACCATGTGCACAAGAAGACTAGAG ACAAACACCATGTAA
- the LOC100813676 gene encoding uncharacterized protein isoform X1, which produces MCLVFVCDEEERVLGRQTAPGACPYCGGMVQAIDVESQWRFCFLPLCFKTKRKYYCTMCTRRLEELICGMRGI; this is translated from the exons ATGtgtttggtgtttgtgtgcgACGAGGAAGAAAGGGTGTTGGGGAGACAGACAGCACCGGGGGCATGCCCTTATTGTGGAGGGATGGTTCAGGCCATTGATGTAGAGAGCCAATGGAGATTCTGTTTTCTACCCTTATGCTTTAAGACCAAACGCAAATACTATTGTACCATGTGCACAAGAAGACTAGAG GAATTAATTTGTGGAATGAGAGGAATTTAA